The Virgibacillus sp. MSP4-1 genome has a segment encoding these proteins:
- the fabG gene encoding 3-oxoacyl-ACP reductase FabG has product MSHQFEGRVAFVTGGSRGIGKGVAKRFAEEGAKVAIIDVNEEALNVTQAEFKEQGYDIYVKKANVVHSDEVESAMEEVVSQFGSLDILVNNAGVIRDNMLFKMTDSDWEQVMDVHLKGSFNAARAAQKYMVKQKYGRIINTSSTSALGNRGQANYSTAKAGLQGFTKTLAIELGKFGITANAVAPGFIETDMTKATAERIGISFEDLVQASVSQIPVGRSGKPEDIANAVAFFADEKSSFVNGQVIYVAGGPKA; this is encoded by the coding sequence ATGAGTCATCAATTTGAAGGCAGAGTTGCATTTGTAACCGGCGGCAGCCGTGGAATTGGAAAAGGGGTTGCTAAAAGGTTTGCTGAAGAAGGAGCCAAAGTTGCGATTATTGATGTGAATGAAGAAGCATTAAATGTAACACAGGCTGAATTTAAGGAACAAGGATATGACATATATGTGAAAAAGGCAAATGTTGTGCATTCAGATGAAGTAGAGTCCGCTATGGAAGAAGTGGTATCCCAATTTGGTTCGCTTGATATTTTAGTCAATAATGCTGGTGTTATTCGTGATAACATGCTGTTTAAAATGACGGATAGTGACTGGGAGCAGGTTATGGATGTACATTTAAAGGGATCCTTTAATGCTGCACGGGCGGCTCAAAAATATATGGTTAAACAAAAGTATGGCCGTATTATTAATACATCTTCAACATCAGCACTGGGCAATCGAGGTCAAGCGAACTATTCCACAGCAAAGGCAGGATTGCAAGGGTTTACAAAAACGCTGGCAATCGAACTCGGGAAATTTGGAATTACTGCAAATGCCGTTGCACCTGGATTTATTGAAACAGATATGACAAAAGCAACAGCTGAAAGAATCGGGATTTCTTTTGAAGATTTGGTCCAGGCAAGTGTCAGTCAAATTCCAGTCGGCAGAAGTGGAAAACCAGAGGATATTGCGAATGCCGTTGCATTTTTTGCGGATGAAAAGTCTTCATTTGTTAATGGCCAGGTCATTTATGTTGCAGGAGGTCCAAAAGCTTAA
- a CDS encoding acyl-CoA dehydrogenase family protein, with the protein MDLRLSEEQKMVQETIRKFVEKELIPLENEVLKNELEGKPGLSNEKQKELQLKAKEAGFWGINTPAEYGGADLGQMMQAIVTMEVAKTFVPFTFGGSADNILYYGNEEQKEKYLIPTINGDKKSCFAMTEPDAGSDTRNIKMTAHKEGDEWVLNGEKTFITGGNEADFVMVIAITDKEKHAATGREGVTCFIVDRDMGWKSEYIHTMGEWGPASLIFDNVRVPEENILGELHGGYKLGLEWIGFARWIVGARAVGTAERLLQMAIDYAKERKTFGKPIADRQAIQWQIADSAVEIEAAKWIVLNAAYTLDNGEDNRHLASMAKLYGANMGNRVVDRVLQIHGGMGYTRELPIERWYREARLWRIYDGTDEIQRVIISRNLLKGHVKIGDFI; encoded by the coding sequence ATGGATTTACGATTATCAGAAGAACAAAAAATGGTACAGGAAACCATTCGAAAATTTGTGGAAAAGGAATTAATCCCGCTGGAAAATGAAGTGCTTAAAAATGAACTTGAGGGAAAGCCTGGTTTATCAAATGAAAAACAGAAGGAATTGCAGTTAAAGGCGAAGGAAGCAGGTTTCTGGGGGATTAATACACCTGCTGAATATGGTGGAGCTGATCTGGGGCAAATGATGCAGGCAATCGTAACGATGGAAGTAGCAAAAACCTTTGTTCCATTCACATTTGGGGGCTCTGCTGACAACATTCTTTACTATGGAAATGAAGAGCAAAAGGAAAAATATCTTATTCCAACGATTAATGGGGATAAAAAATCCTGTTTTGCTATGACAGAGCCTGATGCAGGTTCAGATACCAGAAACATTAAGATGACCGCTCATAAAGAAGGAGATGAATGGGTTCTTAATGGTGAAAAGACTTTTATTACTGGCGGTAATGAAGCGGACTTTGTCATGGTCATTGCGATTACTGACAAAGAGAAACACGCAGCTACAGGCCGCGAAGGTGTTACCTGCTTCATTGTTGATCGGGATATGGGCTGGAAATCAGAATATATTCACACTATGGGCGAGTGGGGACCTGCCAGTCTCATTTTCGATAATGTAAGGGTTCCTGAAGAAAATATATTAGGGGAATTACATGGTGGATATAAACTCGGATTAGAATGGATTGGGTTTGCCAGATGGATTGTTGGAGCTCGTGCAGTAGGGACAGCTGAACGTTTACTTCAAATGGCCATTGACTATGCAAAAGAACGTAAAACCTTTGGAAAACCGATTGCGGACAGACAGGCGATTCAATGGCAGATTGCTGATTCTGCCGTTGAAATTGAGGCAGCAAAATGGATTGTCTTAAATGCTGCTTACACTTTGGATAATGGCGAAGATAATCGTCATTTAGCTTCAATGGCCAAACTATACGGAGCAAATATGGGCAATCGAGTTGTAGACCGTGTGCTTCAAATCCATGGTGGTATGGGATATACAAGAGAATTACCTATTGAACGCTGGTATCGTGAAGCAAGGTTATGGAGAATTTATGATGGTACAGATGAAATTCAACGCGTCATCATTTCCAGAAATCTATTAAAAGGACATGTAAAAATTGGAGATTTCATATAG
- a CDS encoding long-chain fatty acid--CoA ligase, with amino-acid sequence MDRPWLKHVVKGNPQEIEIPEISLPELLKQSIEKYPQHTAMTFFDRTYTYEQLGDSIQTMAAALYNMGISKGDRVALMLPNCPQYPISYYAALTCGAIIVQINPMYKSSELLHVLNDTETEAIIALDQTISLIEAIKDKTSLKTIVDVSFENDCKFNSLLENKGLPVPDIPIEPKEDIAVLQYTGGTTGRSKGAMLTHYNLVANTLQSTATSEVKTNLGEERILAISPLFHVYGMTSAMNLNFKIGGNLILVPKFDVEQVAEVIEETKPTIFPGVPTMYNALLNYYKEHHFDLSVLKTCISGSAPLPVEMLNSFNELSGTTVAEGYGLSEASPVTHRNPVAGLQKAGSIGIPIPNTDAKIVDSATGEDTLPVGEVGELVVKGPQIMKGYWGLPEETKQVLKDEWLSTGDLARMDEDGFFYIVGRKKELIIASGYNVYPIEVEDVLYTHPNVLEVAVIGVPDRYRGETIKAVVVCKENTSLTEEEVIEHCRKELAAYKVPRIVEFADELPKTAVGKILKRALKEGANA; translated from the coding sequence ATGGATAGACCATGGTTAAAACATGTAGTAAAAGGAAATCCACAGGAAATAGAGATTCCTGAAATTTCTCTCCCTGAGCTATTGAAGCAATCTATAGAAAAGTATCCGCAACATACCGCCATGACATTTTTCGATAGAACTTATACTTACGAACAATTGGGAGATTCCATTCAAACGATGGCAGCCGCCTTATATAATATGGGAATTAGTAAAGGCGATCGGGTTGCTCTTATGTTACCAAACTGTCCTCAATATCCAATCAGTTATTATGCAGCTTTGACATGCGGAGCTATTATTGTGCAAATCAATCCGATGTATAAATCTTCTGAGTTGTTACACGTACTGAACGATACTGAAACAGAAGCAATCATTGCTCTTGATCAGACCATTTCTTTAATCGAAGCTATTAAGGACAAAACATCATTAAAAACTATTGTGGACGTTTCTTTTGAAAACGATTGCAAGTTTAATAGTCTTTTAGAAAACAAAGGATTGCCAGTTCCGGATATTCCGATTGAACCTAAGGAAGACATTGCAGTTCTTCAATATACAGGGGGAACGACAGGTCGTTCAAAGGGAGCTATGCTTACCCACTATAATTTAGTGGCTAACACCTTACAAAGCACCGCAACATCAGAGGTTAAAACAAATTTAGGTGAGGAACGCATTCTGGCTATTTCCCCATTGTTTCATGTCTATGGAATGACCAGCGCAATGAATTTGAACTTTAAAATTGGCGGAAATTTAATTTTAGTCCCTAAGTTTGATGTCGAACAGGTAGCAGAAGTGATTGAAGAAACCAAACCGACCATTTTTCCTGGTGTTCCTACAATGTATAATGCCCTGCTTAATTATTATAAGGAACATCACTTTGACTTAAGTGTCTTAAAAACATGTATAAGTGGTTCTGCGCCGCTGCCAGTTGAAATGCTGAACAGCTTTAATGAACTAAGCGGAACAACGGTTGCGGAAGGATACGGGTTATCAGAAGCTTCTCCTGTCACTCATCGAAATCCAGTTGCCGGCCTGCAAAAAGCTGGCAGTATCGGAATACCAATCCCAAATACCGATGCTAAAATAGTTGATTCGGCTACAGGGGAAGACACATTGCCTGTTGGTGAGGTTGGTGAATTAGTGGTGAAAGGTCCCCAAATAATGAAAGGTTACTGGGGATTGCCGGAAGAAACGAAGCAAGTGTTAAAAGATGAATGGCTCTCGACAGGTGACTTAGCCAGGATGGATGAGGACGGTTTCTTCTATATTGTTGGCCGAAAGAAGGAATTAATCATTGCCAGTGGTTATAATGTGTATCCAATTGAAGTAGAAGATGTCCTTTATACACATCCAAATGTCCTTGAGGTTGCTGTTATTGGAGTCCCCGATAGATATAGAGGGGAAACCATAAAAGCCGTTGTTGTCTGCAAAGAAAATACTTCGCTGACAGAAGAAGAAGTGATTGAACATTGCAGAAAAGAACTTGCAGCATACAAAGTTCCACGAATAGTCGAGTTTGCCGATGAGCTTCCGAAAACAGCAGTAGGAAAAATTCTGAAAAGAGCCTTAAAAGAAGGAGCGAACGCATAG
- a CDS encoding PaaI family thioesterase: protein MHLKTTITEIRESFQDSPFISHIGLDIVHFEEGDVLLKLPVEEKLLNVNKTMHGGVHATVLDTVLGMTIRSITGTRCLTVSLNIHYLSPSDSGVVYAEGKVIKQGYRTVIAEGEMFDSDGTVLAKAIGTFKLVRDK, encoded by the coding sequence GTGCATTTGAAAACGACAATAACAGAGATACGTGAGAGTTTTCAGGATAGTCCCTTTATATCTCATATTGGTTTAGACATTGTCCATTTTGAAGAAGGCGATGTACTTCTGAAACTGCCCGTAGAAGAAAAACTGTTAAATGTGAACAAAACGATGCATGGAGGAGTACATGCAACCGTCCTGGATACGGTGCTGGGAATGACTATAAGATCGATAACCGGTACCAGATGTTTGACGGTCAGTTTAAATATTCATTATCTTTCTCCAAGTGATAGCGGTGTGGTTTACGCGGAAGGAAAAGTCATTAAACAAGGTTATCGTACGGTTATTGCTGAAGGGGAAATGTTTGATTCTGACGGAACGGTCCTGGCAAAAGCAATTGGAACGTTTAAATTGGTACGGGATAAATAA
- a CDS encoding SDR family oxidoreductase: protein MNTFELFQLKGKVALITGGGRGLGKQMAEALSDAGCSIAVCSRKRENCEETAEELRKKGIQAKAYQCDVTDEDSVNQTVAAVAEDFGGIDILVNNSGTTWGEDVENMPLEAWEKVIKVNVTGTFLMSKAAGKHMIEQKSGKIINIASAAGIKAEPPEVLNTIGYSTSKAGVIHFTKDLARKWARHNIYVNAIAPGFFPTKMTKVVLERYGDRIKEQNPLQMIGNDDAIKGVALLLSSDASNYITGQVISVDGGSTL from the coding sequence GTGAATACCTTTGAATTGTTTCAATTAAAAGGCAAAGTAGCATTAATTACTGGTGGTGGAAGAGGATTAGGGAAACAAATGGCAGAAGCACTTTCAGACGCAGGTTGTTCGATTGCTGTCTGTTCCAGAAAGCGGGAAAACTGCGAAGAGACAGCGGAAGAGTTGCGGAAGAAAGGGATTCAAGCTAAAGCCTACCAGTGTGATGTAACCGATGAAGATTCTGTCAATCAAACAGTTGCAGCGGTAGCAGAAGATTTTGGAGGCATTGATATCCTGGTCAATAATAGTGGAACTACATGGGGAGAAGATGTAGAAAACATGCCTCTGGAAGCCTGGGAAAAAGTAATCAAGGTCAATGTTACAGGAACTTTTCTCATGTCAAAAGCTGCAGGCAAACATATGATTGAACAGAAATCCGGCAAGATTATTAACATTGCTTCAGCTGCAGGTATAAAAGCGGAGCCCCCTGAAGTACTGAATACTATTGGGTATAGTACAAGTAAAGCAGGGGTTATTCATTTCACAAAAGACTTAGCCAGAAAATGGGCAAGGCATAACATTTATGTGAATGCGATCGCACCTGGATTCTTCCCTACCAAAATGACAAAAGTTGTACTGGAAAGATATGGAGATCGTATCAAGGAGCAGAACCCGCTTCAAATGATTGGTAATGATGACGCTATTAAAGGTGTGGCTCTATTGCTTTCATCAGATGCAAGCAATTACATAACCGGTCAAGTTATAAGTGTTGATGGTGGCAGTACCTTGTAA
- a CDS encoding sigma-54-dependent Fis family transcriptional regulator: MDGVNLQKENQNLKDVNRELDAIIENSYDGIYITDKNGVTLKTNSAIERITGIPKEYYIGKNVKDLIKRGILKNSVTRKVVEEKRTVSLVQNNYEGNETLLTGTPVFNENGEVEKVVTNIRDLSDLNKLQTELRKANQLNTQYKKELERLKNKPDQVKGIVTKSKSMKQIYDSATRIANIDATVLILGETGVGKDVLAHYIYTNSNRSQKGDFIKINCGAIPPDLLESELFGYEGGAFTGASRDGKPGMFELAHKGILFLDEIGELPLSLQVKLLRVLQEGEIQRIGGTKPKKIDVRIIAATNKDLQKMVEDSEFREDLYYRLNVIPLEIPPLRNRREDILPLIQQFLDEVNHKYQLYKELDYDLQDFFLSYEWPGNIRELFNLIERLAVTSREDLINIESLPEEYLTTNKLTANVVVPLKEAVEMAEKKVIALAAEKYTNTYELAKALNTSQPTIVRKLKKYDIHLK; the protein is encoded by the coding sequence TTGGACGGTGTAAACCTGCAAAAAGAAAATCAGAACCTTAAAGATGTCAATCGGGAACTGGATGCCATTATTGAGAACTCATATGATGGGATTTATATTACGGATAAAAATGGGGTTACATTAAAAACAAATTCCGCTATCGAACGGATTACAGGTATTCCTAAAGAATACTACATTGGTAAAAATGTCAAAGACCTGATAAAACGGGGCATACTGAAAAATTCCGTAACTAGAAAAGTAGTAGAAGAAAAGAGAACCGTATCTCTTGTTCAGAATAACTATGAAGGGAATGAAACCCTGTTAACTGGAACCCCTGTATTCAATGAAAATGGAGAGGTGGAAAAAGTAGTAACAAATATTCGGGATCTCTCTGATTTGAATAAACTACAGACTGAATTACGAAAAGCAAACCAATTGAATACCCAATATAAAAAGGAATTGGAAAGACTAAAAAATAAACCAGATCAGGTAAAGGGAATTGTAACGAAAAGTAAGTCAATGAAACAAATTTATGATTCAGCCACTCGTATTGCCAATATTGATGCTACGGTTTTAATACTGGGTGAAACAGGAGTCGGAAAAGATGTACTTGCACATTATATTTATACAAACAGTAATCGATCACAAAAAGGAGATTTTATCAAAATAAATTGCGGGGCTATTCCTCCTGATTTATTGGAATCCGAATTGTTCGGATATGAAGGTGGTGCGTTTACCGGGGCCAGTCGTGATGGTAAACCAGGGATGTTTGAATTAGCCCATAAAGGGATATTATTCTTAGATGAAATTGGAGAACTTCCACTATCTCTCCAGGTCAAACTCCTTCGAGTATTGCAGGAAGGAGAAATACAGCGGATTGGCGGAACCAAACCTAAAAAAATTGATGTACGAATTATTGCAGCAACGAATAAGGATTTGCAGAAGATGGTGGAAGACAGCGAATTTCGGGAGGACTTGTATTATCGCTTAAATGTTATCCCCCTTGAAATTCCACCTCTCAGAAACAGACGGGAAGATATTCTGCCGCTTATTCAACAGTTTTTAGATGAAGTAAACCATAAATACCAATTGTATAAAGAGTTGGATTATGATCTGCAGGACTTCTTTTTATCTTATGAATGGCCGGGTAATATTCGGGAACTTTTTAATTTAATTGAACGGCTTGCTGTAACTTCACGTGAGGACCTCATTAACATTGAGAGTCTTCCTGAAGAATATCTGACAACGAATAAACTGACAGCCAATGTAGTTGTTCCCTTAAAAGAAGCCGTAGAAATGGCTGAAAAGAAAGTTATTGCACTGGCAGCAGAAAAGTATACGAATACATACGAATTGGCAAAAGCTCTAAATACAAGTCAGCCAACAATCGTCAGGAAATTAAAAAAATATGATATCCACCTAAAATGA
- a CDS encoding iron-sulfur cluster biosynthesis family protein, with the protein MELKITASAEKALKELNKKGDSYLLLWYDTDDCGCGVNGLPMVSFVRELNSDYQKVENDIYPTYIDRQQAVFFHPNLKLDVVNNGTFRLSSPEGILNPFISAFKVKSI; encoded by the coding sequence TTGGAACTGAAGATCACTGCATCAGCTGAAAAGGCATTGAAGGAACTTAATAAAAAAGGAGATTCATATCTATTGCTGTGGTATGACACTGATGATTGCGGCTGTGGTGTGAATGGCCTTCCTATGGTTAGTTTTGTTAGGGAATTGAACTCCGATTATCAGAAAGTTGAGAATGATATTTACCCAACTTATATCGATCGACAACAGGCCGTTTTCTTTCATCCGAATCTGAAACTTGATGTGGTCAATAACGGTACATTTCGACTCTCGAGTCCTGAAGGCATTTTAAATCCTTTCATTTCTGCCTTTAAAGTCAAGAGCATTTAA
- a CDS encoding GNAT family N-acetyltransferase: MYQDNELIIRPIEQKDLPRLWELIYKEEDPLWKQWDAPYFELVPISYERFLERKNKWIDQEDRWVIEVNHSVMGTVSYYWEHKASLWLEMGIGIFDPEYWSGGYGTKALRLWINHLFNTLPLERVGFTTWSGNERMMRVGEKLGMKLEGRLRKCRYYNGKFYDSIRMGLLREEWENLTDFHK; encoded by the coding sequence ATGTATCAGGATAATGAACTAATTATACGTCCAATTGAACAAAAAGACTTACCACGATTATGGGAGCTCATTTACAAAGAAGAAGATCCGCTATGGAAGCAATGGGATGCCCCTTATTTTGAACTTGTTCCTATTTCCTATGAAAGGTTTCTTGAAAGAAAAAATAAATGGATTGACCAGGAGGATCGCTGGGTGATCGAAGTAAATCATTCTGTAATGGGTACTGTCAGCTATTATTGGGAACATAAAGCTTCATTATGGCTGGAAATGGGAATTGGCATTTTTGATCCTGAATACTGGAGCGGAGGTTATGGCACAAAAGCACTTCGCTTATGGATAAATCATCTGTTTAACACATTACCCTTGGAAAGAGTCGGCTTTACTACGTGGTCAGGCAATGAACGTATGATGAGAGTCGGTGAGAAACTCGGAATGAAACTTGAAGGACGATTGAGAAAATGCCGATATTATAACGGGAAATTTTATGATTCCATACGTATGGGGCTGCTTCGCGAGGAATGGGAAAATTTAACTGATTTTCATAAATAA
- a CDS encoding bifunctional ADP-dependent NAD(P)H-hydrate dehydratase/NAD(P)H-hydrate epimerase, whose translation MYAAGQKDMQMIDQFTIEQLGLPGPVLMENAGFRVAEEVMKHLSHKQSKVIVLAGSGNNGGDGFVVARRLYDSGINVQLCLMVNPDRIKGDARVHFDVYINRELPFVDFSEKSPENLSLLLEGADVIVDAILGTGVQGPVRKPIDEMIATVNQYSEEKMILAVDIPSGIGSDNGRAESTAVKATKTITFVFPKKGFFLNQGPAYIGEWEAVDISVPVTNAEKLDLYLPSVITKDLAKTSIPARIPQGHKGTFGHVLVIGGSRPYIGAPMFTAKTAIHTGSGLVTLAIPESLYPVAASQNPESLMLPLPDKDGHLNDEALDVLSRKLDQFDSIAIGPGLSRFPNGKAWMSAFLRLLQDQHLIVDADGLYFLQDELDILPRLNGNVILTPHPGEMARLLGTTVKKVEENRINVAWNFAHKYKVYLLLKGHRSVIATPDKDIFINPIGHDALSKGGSGDVLTGLIASFLAQKAAPHKALIAAVYLHAKAGEHQAGEWSRYGVTPTELTIGIKKELRDLTE comes from the coding sequence ATGTATGCAGCAGGTCAAAAAGACATGCAAATGATAGATCAGTTCACGATTGAACAACTGGGATTACCTGGGCCTGTGCTTATGGAAAATGCTGGTTTCAGGGTAGCCGAAGAAGTGATGAAACATCTGTCTCATAAACAGTCGAAGGTGATTGTTCTTGCCGGAAGTGGAAATAATGGCGGAGATGGATTTGTGGTCGCCCGACGTTTATATGACTCAGGAATCAATGTTCAATTATGCCTCATGGTGAATCCAGACCGTATTAAAGGAGATGCAAGGGTTCATTTTGATGTATACATAAACCGGGAGTTGCCGTTCGTTGACTTCTCTGAAAAATCTCCGGAAAATCTCTCGCTGTTACTTGAAGGAGCAGATGTAATAGTTGATGCTATACTCGGTACCGGGGTTCAGGGTCCGGTTCGAAAACCTATAGATGAGATGATTGCTACTGTTAATCAATATTCTGAAGAAAAAATGATCCTCGCTGTTGATATTCCATCGGGGATTGGAAGTGATAATGGAAGAGCAGAAAGTACAGCTGTTAAAGCCACAAAAACGATCACCTTCGTTTTTCCGAAAAAAGGATTTTTTCTTAATCAGGGTCCTGCGTACATAGGCGAATGGGAAGCTGTGGACATTTCTGTTCCTGTAACCAATGCGGAGAAGCTTGACTTATATCTTCCGTCTGTTATTACGAAAGATTTGGCAAAGACGTCCATTCCTGCACGAATCCCACAAGGTCATAAAGGTACTTTTGGTCATGTTCTCGTTATTGGTGGTTCCCGTCCATATATTGGTGCTCCCATGTTCACTGCAAAAACCGCTATTCACACTGGATCCGGTTTAGTGACTTTAGCCATCCCTGAAAGCCTGTATCCGGTGGCAGCCTCACAGAATCCTGAATCACTTATGCTGCCGTTACCAGATAAAGATGGTCATTTGAATGATGAGGCTCTTGATGTATTAAGCAGAAAATTGGACCAATTTGACAGCATTGCTATCGGTCCTGGTTTAAGTCGTTTTCCTAATGGGAAAGCATGGATGTCTGCCTTTCTGCGCTTGCTTCAGGATCAGCATTTAATTGTGGATGCAGATGGATTATATTTTCTCCAGGATGAACTGGATATTTTACCTCGTCTTAACGGAAATGTTATTCTTACTCCTCATCCAGGGGAGATGGCCAGGCTTCTCGGTACAACCGTTAAGAAAGTAGAGGAAAATCGGATAAACGTCGCCTGGAACTTTGCCCATAAATATAAGGTATATTTATTGTTAAAAGGTCACCGGTCTGTTATTGCCACCCCTGATAAAGACATCTTTATTAACCCGATCGGCCATGATGCCTTAAGTAAGGGAGGAAGCGGAGATGTACTTACAGGTCTGATTGCCTCGTTTCTGGCACAGAAGGCTGCTCCTCATAAGGCCTTAATTGCGGCAGTCTATTTACATGCGAAAGCTGGAGAACATCAAGCTGGGGAATGGTCACGTTATGGAGTTACTCCGACAGAACTTACTATAGGAATCAAGAAGGAATTAAGGGACCTTACAGAGTAA
- a CDS encoding DUF5392 family protein — MNNPMMFKHMPNFVKKELEAISETIEPYIKKHSKYIIFAIPLMTFAIFNLLFYLFTGGWYLNMLPTLAIYALMAAIGLALYKESKHVKKQIETISTEQMIKRIKKSEHMNDYSKTEYIKSIKEQPKYGFQSFINFLNEENQRKQRMFGN; from the coding sequence ATGAATAATCCAATGATGTTTAAGCATATGCCAAATTTTGTAAAAAAGGAACTTGAGGCTATTTCTGAAACCATTGAACCGTATATTAAAAAACACTCCAAATATATAATCTTTGCCATACCACTCATGACGTTTGCGATTTTTAATTTGCTTTTCTATTTATTCACCGGCGGCTGGTATCTCAATATGCTGCCGACATTGGCCATATATGCACTCATGGCTGCCATAGGGCTGGCTCTTTACAAAGAATCCAAGCATGTGAAAAAGCAAATAGAAACAATAAGCACAGAACAAATGATTAAGAGAATTAAAAAGAGTGAGCATATGAACGACTACAGCAAGACAGAATATATTAAGTCAATAAAAGAACAGCCAAAGTATGGTTTTCAGTCTTTTATTAACTTTTTAAATGAAGAAAATCAGCGTAAACAAAGAATGTTCGGGAATTAA